One segment of Drosophila mauritiana strain mau12 chromosome 3R, ASM438214v1, whole genome shotgun sequence DNA contains the following:
- the LOC117143846 gene encoding mitochondrial dicarboxylate carrier, with protein sequence MAHQERKSMWFFGGLASVGAAMVTHPLDLIKVTLQTQQGHLSVAQLIPKLAREQGVLVFYNGLSASVLRQLTYSTARFGVYEAGKEYVNTDTFGGKVALAGASGLVGGIVGTPADMVNVRMQNDVKLPPQQRRNYHNAFDGLLRVYRQEGFKRLFSGATTATARGILMTIGQIAFYDQTKIYLLATPYFQDNLVTHFTASLVAGTIATTLTQPLDVLKTRSMNAKPGEFNGLWDIVKHTAKLGPLGFFKGYVPAFVRLGPHTIITFVFLEQLRLNFGTLN encoded by the exons ATGGCCCACCAAGAGAGAAAATCGATGTGGTTCTTTGGCGGATTGGCGAGCGTAGGTGCAGCCATGGTGACCCATCCACTCGACCTCATCAAGGTCACGCTGCAGACGCAACAGGGTCACCTGTCGGTGGCCCAGTTGATCCCTAAACTCGCCCGCGAACAGGGAGTACTCGTCTTCTACAACGGCCTCTCCGCCTCCGTGTTGCGCCAATTGACATACTCCACTGCGAGATTTGGGGTGTACGAGGCCGGAAAGGAGTACGTCAACACGGACACCTTTGGCGGCAAGGTGGCCCTGGCGGGTGCATCCGGTCTTGTCGGAGGAATCGTGGGAACTCCGGCTGACATGGTCAACGTGCGCATGCAGAACGACGTAAAACTGCCGCCGCAACAACGACGCAA CTACCATAATGCCTTTGACGGACTGCTTAGGGTCTACCGCCAGGAGGGATTCAAGCGACTCTTCTCTGGCGCCACCACAGCGACTGCCCGTGGCATCCTGATGACGATTGgccaaattgcattttatgaCCAGACGAAGATCTACCTGCTGGCCACGCCGTATTTCCAAGACAACCTGGTCACGCACTTCACCGCCTCTCTGGTGGCCGGAACGATAGCCACCACTCTTACCCAGCCGTTGGATGTGCTGAAGACGCGCTCGATGAACGCGAAGCCCGGAGAATTCAATGGCCTGTGGGACATCGTAAAGCATACGGCGAAGCTGGGTCCCCTCGGCTTCTTCAAGGGCTATGTGCCGGCATTTGTGCGCCTGGGTCCACACACGATCATCACCTTCGTGTTCCTGGAGCAACTGCGTCTCAATTTTGGCACATTGAACTAG
- the LOC117143847 gene encoding uncharacterized protein LOC117143847, translating to MATSVLLACGLNEQKLPGFIHISEESNVDGSFLISCVLGQRLRISNAGTLLVCLQHHYQHYFNAGMRLGYNTNIFQGKTLGVIDVLSDMAGEGLASKWLTNTEGQTLTEQLVEDIRAQVESNYANRNSYTVLIDNLSILFNLGASKLQVQQFCQDLAALAKERENLTVITKLSNSDIYQLTDNNVAKLGQVRIQVLRLKSGVFREVDGKLLIERVLDEGNYACEETRKEVLYKVNDRNVKVFAPGEIGVKV from the coding sequence ATGGCCACCTCAGTCCTGCTAGCCTGTGGACTCAATGAGCAGAAATTGCCAGGATTTATCCACATCAGCGAGGAGTCCAATGTGGATGGCAGCTTTCTGATCAGCTGCGTTTTGGGGCAGAGATTGCGCATCTCAAATGCTGGAACCCTGCTCGTCTGTCTGCAGCATCACTACCAGCATTATTTCAATGCTGGTATGAGATTGGGCTATAATACGAACATTTTCCAGGGGAAAACCCTAGGTGTTATCGATGTTCTGAGCGACATGGCTGGCGAGGGATTGGCTTCCAAATGGCTAACAAATACCGAAGGACAGACATTAACCGAGCAGTTAGTAGAGGATATTCGCGCCCAGGTGGAGAGCAACTATGCCAATCGCAACTCCTATACGGTTCTGATCGACAATCTGTCCATATTGTTCAATTTGGGAGCAAGCAAGCTGCAGGTTCAGCAGTTCTGCCAGGACCTGGCTGCGCTAGCCAAAGAGCGCGAAAATCTGACGGTGATCACCAAGCTCAGCAACAGCGACATCTACCAGCTGACGGACAACAATGTGGCCAAGCTCGGTCAGGTGCGCATCCAGGTGTTACGTTTGAAGAGCGGAGTCTTCCGTGAGGTGGATGGCAAGCTGCTAATCGAACGTGTTCTGGACGAAGGAAACTATGCCTGCGAGGAGACACGCAAAGAGGTGCTCTACAAGGTTAACGATCGCAACGTCAAGGTCTTTGCACCGGGCGAAATTGGGGTCAAGGTCTAA
- the LOC117145449 gene encoding probable G-protein coupled receptor Mth-like 12, translating to MFLWLKCFCTLIIVTIAKNSSAEIPNCKYDETINISHFKRFNNVYIYEHFEIPANLTGEFDYKELMDGSKVPAESNLRACICKVRTCIRICCARKNILSNGECGDSVKKEIKLTILDLTMQDILLTDPPLAELIMIPQHNSTELLVVREQFQPCDEIVSLKSDEYTMLKDGSILLHTSAEILSNDQYCLYPEIYSDFPKTIRIINRRCYRNVMPGTPQLSVISVVGFILTLTVYLSVKKLRNLLGKCLMCSLFSMFMEYFIWTMDHFSLLQNICSAAGYIKYFFSMSSYLWFSVVSFHLWELFTSLNRHEPQYRFLIYNTFVWCTAAIPTAVIFSMNQMWENDLEKLGWLPLVGYFGCSVKDWKSSSWFYSHIPIVILNSFNAIMFVLTAIYIWKVKKEVKSFAQHDERTTTCLEFDVQTYIQFVRLFLIMGASWLLDQLTRLAEDSHLFLDTIVLNLTVYLNATFGIIIFVLLILKGSTLKMIMESIRGTRFMPCLKSNQ from the exons ATGTTTTTGTGGTTAAAATGTTTCTGTACACTTATTATCGTAACCATCGCGAAAAACTCGAGTGCGGAAATTCCGAACTGCAAATACGATGAAACCATCAATATATCGCATTTTAAACGGTTCAACAATGTCTATATCTATGAACATTTTGAAATTCCAGCCAACCTGACCGGCGAGTTCGACTATAAAGAGCTAATGGATGGTTCCAAAGTTCCGGCTGAAAGCAATTTAAGAGCCTGTATCTGCAAAGTTAGAACCTGCATTCGAATCTGCTGCGCccgcaaaaatattttaagcaaTGGAGAGTGTGGTGATAGCGTTAAGAAGGAAATTAAACTAACCATTTTGGACCTAACGATGCAGGATATATTGCTGACTGATCCACCTTTGGCCGAACTAATTATGATACCGCAGCATAATTCCACAGAATTGCTGGTTGTAAGGGAACAGTTTCAGCCATGCGACGAGATTGTCAGCCTAAAAAGTGATGAGTACACGATGCTAAAG GACGGATCCATACTTCTCCACACCTCCGCCGAGATCTTGTCCAATGATCAATATTGCCTTTATCCCGAAATCTACTCGGACTTTCCGAAAACTATTAGGATTATAAATCGAAGGTGCTACCGAAATGTGATGCCGGGAACACCCCAGC TTTCTGTGATATCGGTAGTGGGCTTCATCCTTACTCTGACAGTGTATCTTTCTGTTAAGAAGCTTCGGAATTTACTTGGAAAGTGCCTTATGTGCTCACTTTTTAGCATGTTCATGGAGTATTTCATTTGGACAATGGATCACTTCAGTTTATTACAGAACATTTGTTCCGCTGCAG GATACATTAAGTACTTCTTTTCGATGTCATCCTATCTATGGTTTTCTGTCGTAAGCTTCCATTTGTGGGAACTTTTCACTTCCCTGAACCGTCACGAACCACAGTATCGATTCCTGATATACAACACCTTCGTCTGGTGCACGGCTGCTATTCCCACAGCAGTGATTTTTTCAATGAACCAAATGTGGGAAAATGATCTGGAGAAATTGGGATGGTTGCCTTTGGTCGGTTACTTTGGGTGCTCGGTTAAAG ACTGGAAATCGTCTTCATGGTTCTACAGTCATATACCGATAGTAATCCTGAACAGCTTTAATGCGATCATGTTTGTCCTAACAGCCATTTACATTTGGAAAGTaaagaaggaagtcaagagtTTCGCCCAACATGACGAAAGAACTACGACCTGTCTTGAATTCGATGTTCAGAC TTACATACAGTTTGTGCGACTTTTTCTGATTATGGGCGCAAGTTGGCTACTTGACCAACTCACGCGATTGGCTGAGGATTCTCACCTTTTTCTGGACACTATAGTTCTGAATCTAACAGTCTACTTAAATGCCACCTTTGGAATAATCatatttgttttgcttatACTAAAGGGCAGCACACTTAAAATGATAATGGAAAG CATTCGAGGAACACGATTTATGCCATGTCTGAAAAGTAaccaataa
- the LOC117143537 gene encoding uncharacterized protein LOC117143537, with product MGSSLCLVSYVAVLTIILLTSNIGVQAKRTIRIQKLEKVTEDTSYLRSRLRIAESEENELKVSGYLDLNHRLDNDWMVILKVLRSPDGDGDYEKVLTFEMQLCDFMKSYYKDIFYERIKEYSNAPHPSSCPLPKERYVLEDYPFNVKLLKKLMSPGFYRIKYTLKNEESKILSYVLEMELEEN from the exons ATGGGCTCCTCTTTATGTCTCGTCTCTTATGTGGCGGTCTTGACAATTATCCTCCTAACCAGTAATATTGGTGTCCAGGCCAAAAGGACGATCAGGATCCAGAAATTGGAAAAGGTGACTGAGGATACCTCATATTTGCGCAGTCGTCTGCGAATCGCGGAGTCCGAGGAAAATGAGTTGAAAGTCAGCGGATATCTCGATCTGAATCACCGTCTCGACAATGATTGGATG GTTATTCTCAAGGTTTTAAGATCCCCGGATGGCGACGGAGACTACGAGAAGGTTTTGACATTCGAGATGCAGCTTTGCGACTTTATGAAGAGCTACTACAAGGATATCTTTTACGAACGGATCAAGGAATACTCGAATGCCCCGCATCCCAGCAGCTGTCCTCTGCCCAAGGAACGCTATGTACTAGAGGACTATCCCTTCAATGTCaagctgctcaaaaagctgATGAGTCCGGGCTTCTATCGCATAAAGTATACCCTTAAGAATGAGGAGTCTAAAATATTATCGTATGTTCTGGAGATGGAGTTGGAGGAGAACTAA
- the LOC117143536 gene encoding lipase 3, producing the protein MTRGALKVTIILVGLGLALAGSRPISDCGERIEDDGYPMERHEVVTSDNYILTMHRIPYSPKTGDSSNRPVAFLMHGMLSSSSDWVLMGPERSLAYMLADAGYDVWMGNARGNTYSKAHKYWPTYWQIFWNFSWNEIGMYDVPAMIDYVLAKTGQQQVQYVGHSQGTTVYLVMVSERPEYNDKIKSAHLLGPAAYMGNMKSPLTRAFAPILGQPNAIVEVCGSMEFMPSNKFKQDLGIEMCQATSPYADMCANEIFLIGGYDTDQLDYELLEHIKATSPAGASVNQNLHFCQEYNSGKFRKFDYTALRNPYEYGSYFPPDYKLKNAKAPVLLYYGANDWMCDVSDVRKLRDELPNMALDYLVPFEKWAHLDFIWGTEARKYVYDEVLKQMRSYE; encoded by the exons ATGACAAGAGGAGCGTTAAAAGTGACCATCATACTGGTCGGATTGGGCCTGGCTTTGGCCGGATCTCGGCCTATTTCTGATTGC GGTGAGCGCATTGAGGACGATGGCTACCCGATGGAGCGCCACGAAGTGGTCACCAGTGACAACTACATCCTGACCATGCACCGCATACCGTATTCCCCCAAAACGGGTGACTCTTCCAACCGACCGGTGGCCTTCCTCATGCACGGCATGCTGAGCTCCTCCTCCGATTGGGTGCTCATGGGTCCAGAGCGATCCCTGGCCTACATGCTGGCCGATGCCGGCTACGATGTGTGGATGGGCAATGCCCGAGGTAACACCTACTCCAAGGCGCACAAGTACTGGCCCACTTACTGGCAGATCTTCTGGAACTTCAGCTGGAACGAGATCGGCATGTACGACGTTCCGGCAATGATTGATTACGTCTTGGCGAAGACTGGACAGCAACAGGTGCAATATGTGGGCCACTCCCAAGGCACCACTGTCTATCTGGTGATGGTGTCCGAGAGACCCGAGTACAATGACAAGATCAAGTCCGCCCATCTTCTGGGACCCGCCGCCTATATGGGCAACATGAAGAGCCCCTTGACCCGCGCCTTTGCACCCATTTTGGGCCAGCCCAATGCCATTGTGGAGGTCTGCGGATCCATGGAGTTCATGCCCAGCAACAAGTTCAAGCAGGATTTGGGCATCGAGATGTGCCAGGCCACTTCACCCTATGCCGACATGTGCGCCAACGAGATCTTCCTGATTGGAGGCTACGATACCGATCAGCTGGACTAC GAACTCCTTGAGCACATCAAGGCCACGTCTCCGGCTGGCGCATCTGTGAACCAGAACCTGCACTTCTGTCAGGAATACAACTCCGGAAAGTTCCGTAAATTCGACTACACCGCTCTCCGTAATCCGTATGAGTACGGCAGCTACTTCCCTCCGGATTACAAGCTAAAGAATGCCAAGGCCCCGGTTCTATTGTACTACGGAGCCAATGACTGGATGTGCGACGTGAGCGATGTCCGCAAGTTGAGAGACGAACTGCCCAACATGGCGCTGGACTACCTGGTGCCGTTCGAGAAGTGGGCCCATCTGGATTTCATTTGGGGCACTGAGGCCAGGAAATACGTGTACGACGAGGTCTTGAAGCAGATGCGATCCTACGAATAG